A window of Enterobacter ludwigii genomic DNA:
ACAAATGCAGCAACGCCGTGCTAACCAGCGCATGGGCGCTGAGGTCATGAGCCAGCGCATTCGCGAAATGTCAGATAACGATCCGCGCGTCGTGGCGCTGGTCATCCGCCAGTGGATGGGTAACGAACATGAGTAATACGCTTACAGGCACCGATAAAAGCGTCATCCTGTTGATGACCATTGGCGAAGATCGCGCGGCAGAGGTGTTTAAACACCTCTCCCAGCGAGAAGTGCAAATTCTCAGTGCGGCCATGGCCAACGTGCGTCAAATCTCCAATAAACAGCTGACCGAAGTGCTGTCGGAATTTGAGCAGGAAGCCGAACAGTTTGCCGCGCTCAACGTCAACGCCAACGACTACCTGCGCTCCGTGCTGGTCAAGGCGCTGGGCGAAGAGCGTGCCGCCAGCCTGCTGGAAGATATTCTGGAAACGCGCGATACCGCCAGCGGTATCGAAACGCTCAACTTTATGGAACCGCAGAGTGCCGCCGACCTTATTCGCGACGAGCACCCGCAGATTATTGCCACCATCCTTGTCCACCTCAAACGTGGTCAGGCGGCCGATATTCTGGCGCTGTTCGAAGAGCGTCTGCGCCACGATGTGATGCTGCGTATCGCGACCTTCGGCGGCGTGCAGCCAGCCGCACTGGCGGAGCTGACAGAAGTACTGAACAACCTGCTCGACGGTCAGAACCTCAAGCGCAGCAAAATGGGCGGCGTGAGAACGGCGGCGGAAATCATCAACCTGATGAAAACCCAGCAGGAAGAGGCGGTTATTACCGCAGTACGCGAATTCGACGGCGAGCTGGCACAGAAAATTATCGACGAGATGTTCCTGTTCGAAAACCTGGTCGAAGTGGACGATCGCAGCATCCAGCGCCTGCTCCAGGAAGTGGACTCCGAGTCGCTGCTTATCGCCCTCAAAGGTGCCGAGCAGCCACTGCGCGAGAAGTTCCTGCGCAACATGTCTCAGCGTGCGGCAGATATCCTGCGCGACGACCTTGCCAACCGTGGCCCGGTACGTCTGTCTCAGGTGGAAAACGAACAGAAAGCGATCCTGCTTATTGTTCGTCGTCTGGCGGAAACCGGCGAGATGGTGATTGGCAGCGGAGACGACACCTATGTCTAATGAGATGCCGTGGAAGCGCTGGACACCGGACGATCTGGCACCTCCCCTCTCCGAATTCACACCAGCGGTGGTATCGCCCGTGGAGCTCGACCCGGACGCTGAGCAGCCCGAACTGAGTGAAGAGGAGCAACAAGCACAGATGCTGGCTCAGCTGCAAATGCAGGCACACGAGCAAGGTTATAATGCCGGTCTGAACGAAGGCCGGCAGAAGGGCCACGAGCAAGGGTATCAGGAAGGTCTGGCGAAAGGGTTAGAGCACGGTATTGATCAGGCGCGTCAGCAGCAGGCGCCGATCCATGCCCGCATGCAGCAGCTGGTCAGCGAGTTCCAGCACACGCTGGATGCGCTGGACAGCGTGATTGCATCACGACTAATGCAGATGGCGCTGGAAGCCGCGCGTCAGGTTATCGGCCAGACGCCGGTGGTGGATAACACTGCGCTGATCAAACAAATTCAGGGGCTGCTGCAACAAGAGCCGCTGTTCAGCGGGAAGCCTCAGCTACGCGTTCACCCGGACGACCTGCAGCGCGTGGAAGAGAGCCTGGGGGCGACGCTAAACCTGCACGGCTGGCGTCTGCGCGGCGACCCGTCGTTACATCACGGCGGCTGCAAAGTCTCTGCCGATGAAGGTGACCTGGATGCCAGCGTGGCTACCCGCTGGCAGGAACTGTGTCGCCTTGCGGCACCGGGAGTCGTCTGATGACCGCACGCCTCACCCGCTGGCTCACCACGCTCGACAACTTTGAGACAAAGATGGCGCAACTGCCATCTGTTCGTCGTTATGGGCGACTGACGCGCGCCACCGGGCTGGTACTGGAGGCCACCGGCCTGCAGCTTCCGCTGGGTGCGACCTGCGTCATTGAGCGTCAGGATGGTCTGGAAACGCGCGAAGTCGAAAGCGAAGTGGTCGGTTTTAACGGCCAGCGTCTGTTTCTGATGCCGCTTGAAGAGGTGGAAGGCATTCTTCCCGGCGCACGCGTATACGCCAAAAACATTATCGGTGATGGACTGCAGAGCGGGAAACAGCTGCCGCTTGGCCCTGCCCTGCTGGGCCGCGTGCTGGACGGCAGCGGTAAACCGCTTGACGGTCTGCCTTCACCGGACACCACGGAAACCGGCGCACTCATTACTCAGCCCTTTAACCCCCTGCAACGAACGCCTATTGAGCATGTGCTGGATACCGGCGTGCGTCCGATCAACGCCCTGCTGACTGTAGGCCGTGGACAACGTATGGGCCTGTTCGCCGGGTCTGGCGTGGGGAAATCCGTGCTGCTCGGCATGATGGCACGCTACACTCAAGCCGATGTTATCGTCGTGGGTCTGATCGGCGAGCGTGGGCGTGAAGTTAAAGACTTTATCGAAAACATTCTGGGGGCGGAAGGTCGCGCCCGCTCGGTGGTTATCGCCGCACCGGCAGATGTCTCGCCGTTATTGCGTATGCAGGGTGCAGCGTATGCCACCCGTATCGCCGAAGATTTCCGTGACCGCGGCAAGCACGTGCTGCTGATCATGGATTCCCTGACCCGTTACGCGATGGCACAGCGTGAAATCGCGCTGGCTATTGGTGAGCCTCCGGCGACCAAAGGCTACCCGCCTTCGGTATTCGCCAAGCTCCCTGCTCTGGTAGAACGTGCAGGGAACGGCATCAGCGGCGGCGGCTCCATTACCGCGTTCTATACGGTACTGACCGAGGGAGATGATCAGCAAGACCCGATTGCCGATTCCGCGCGTGCGATCCTTGACGGTCACATTGTGCTGTCGCGTCGTCTGGCCGAAGCCGGGCACTATCCGGCCATTGATATTGAAGCCTCTATCAGCCGCGCAATGACGGCGCTGATAACCGAGAAACACTACGCCCGCGTGCGTAATTTCAAACAACTCCTCTCCAGCTTCCAGCGTAACCGCGATCTGGTCAGCGTGGGGGCGTATGCCAAAGGCAGCGACCCGATGCTCGACAAAGCGATTAACCTGTGGCCGCAGCTGGAGGCGTTTTTGCAACAAGGCATTTTTGAACGTGCCGACTGGGAAGATTCAATTCAGGCACTGGAGCTGATTTTCCCGCAGGTGTAACACAGGTGGAGGGCGAAGGTTATGGCGCAAAACAGCGCGTTATCAACGCTGAAAGATCTGGCTGAAAAAGAAGTTGATGATGCCGCATTGCAGCTTGGCGCAATGCGACGCGGGTGCCAGCAGGCTGAAGAACAGTTGAAGATGTTAATCGACTATCAGCATGAATATCGCACCAACCTCAATACCGATATGACACAGGGCATTGGCAGTCAGCGCTGGATTAACTATCAGCAGTTTATCCAGACGCTGGAGAAGGCGATAGAGCAGCATCGCCAGCAGCTTAACCAGTGGACCCAGAAAGTGGATACCGCGCTGAATTTCTGGCGCGAGAAAAAACAGCGGCTGCAGGCCTGGCAAACCTTACAGGATCGGCAGATTGCAGCCTCGACCCTGGCGGAAAACCGTCTGGATCAGAAAAAAATGGATGAGTTTGCCCAGCGCGCATCAATGAGGAAACCGGAATGATCACACTGCAACAACTGCTGATGAGCGACAGCGACCTGTCAGGCGGCACGCTGACAGGGAAAGGCACTGACGGTGCGCAAGATTTTCTCTCTCTGCTGGCGGGCGCCCTGACGGATGCAACCGGCAAAGGCAAGGATGCGCCACTGACCCTGGCTGACCTGAAAGCGGCTGGCAGTAAGCTGTCAAAAGTCGCTCAGGACGCCAGGGGCGATACCACGCTGCAGGCTAAAATTGCGGACCTGCTCTCGCGTCAGGGTGCGCTGAATGGCGATGAAGCACCCTCAACCACACCGCTGGAAACGCTGGTTTCCGGGCTGACACCGCTGTCAAAGGGAGATGCCCTGAAGACACTGAATACTGCCAGCAAAGATGACAGCAAAAGCGAACTGAGCGAAGAAGAACTGGCAGGATTAAGTGCGCTGATGGCGATGCTCCCCCACCAGCAGACCAGCACTGCTCACGCGACAGGCACTGACGGTATTACCGCGAAGTCTGTTCTGAGTTCAGCGACGCTTGCACAGAATGGCGCGGGACAATCGTCCCAGAACACCCCGCTGGCAGGCCATGATAAAGCCCAGCTTTCTGCGTCGTATCAGAGTCAGGGCAAACACAGCGACCCTGTTCTGCCTGACAACGCGCCCGCGACACCGGCTGTAACCGCTGCCGTGGAGAAACAAGAACTCGCCAGCGCGTCGTCTTCAACATCGCCGACCGCAACCCTGGCGCCAGTGATGTCCAGCCACGCGACCAGCCAGCCGGCCGCCACCGTTGCCACTGCGCCGGTGTTAAGCCAGCCTCTGGGAACTCACGAATGGCAGCAATCCCTGAGCCAGCACATCACGCTGTTCACTAAGCAGGGACAACAGACAGCGGAGCTGCGTCTGCACCCGGAAGATCTGGGTCAGGTGCAAATTTCGCTTAAACTGGATGATAACCAGGCGCAACTGCAGATGGTCTCGGCGCACAGCCACGTGCGTGCAGCACTGGAAGCAGCCCTGCCGGTACTACGGACATCGCTGGCTGAGAACGGTATTCAGCTTGCGCAGAGCAGCGTCAGCAGTGAGAGCTTTGCCGGGCAGCAGCAGTCCTTCTCCCAGCAGCAACAGCAGGCTTCGCGTTCCGGTAATACCGGCGGCTTTAATGAAGAGAGTGATGAGATACTGCCTACCCCTGCCGCCCTGCAATCTGCAGCACGTGGCAACAGCGCCGTAGACATCTTCGCCTAAACGCCAGAGGTAACGTGATTATCCCCGTCTTTTCCACGCTTTGACGTCGGCAGGACACGGGATAATCACCTTATTAAGCTGTACCGAAACAGGAAGCTCGTATCAGATGACTGACTCCGCTATCACCAAAAAAAGTAAGCGTTCCATCTGGATCCCGCTGCTGGTGTTGATCACGCTCGCCGCCTGCGCCACCGCGGGCTATAGTTACTGGCGTATGCAGCAGGAACCTTCGACCGCTGCGGCCAAAGCCGAACCAGCACCACCGCCGGCACCGGTATTTTTCCCTCTCGATACCTTCACCGTGAATCTCGGTGATGCGGATCGTGTGCTGTATGTCGGTATTACGCTGCGCCTGAAGGATGAGGCCACGCGTGCGCGCCTGAATGATTATCTTCCTGAAGTGCGTAGCCGCCTTCTGCTGCTGTTCTCTCGTCAGGATGCTTCGACGCTGGCCACCGATGTCGGCAAGCAAAAGCTGGTCGACGCCATTAAACAAACGCTGGCGACCCCGCTGGTAAACGGCCAACCTAAGCAGGAAGTCACTGACGTTCTGTATACAGCCTTCATTCTGCGGTAACGACATGGGCGACAGTATTCTTTCTCAGGCAGAAATCGATGCGCTGCTTAACGGCGACAGCGATAAGAGTGATGATCCGCAACCGGGTCTTGGCGGCGATAGCGATATTCGCCCCTATGACCCGAATACCCAGCGTCGCGTGGTACGTGAACGTCTGCAGGCGCTGGAGATCATTAACGAACGTTTTGCACGTCAGTTCCGTATGGGGCTGTTTAACCTGCTGCGTCGTAGCCCGGACATCACGGTCGGTGCGATCCGTATTCAGCCGTATCATGAGTTTGCCCGCAACCTGCCGGTGCCAACCAACCTTAACCTGATTCATCTGAAGCCGCTGCGCGGCACTGGACTGGTGGTGTTTTCGCCAAGCCTGGTGTTCATTGCGGTGGATAACCTGTTCGGCGGCGACGGGCGTTTCCCGACCAAAGTAGAAGGTCGTGAATTTACCCACACCGAGCAGCGCGTGATTAACCGTATGCTGAAGCTGGCGCTGGAATCTTACAGCGACGCGTGGAAAGCCATTAACCCACTGGACGTGGAGTATGTACGTTCTGAGATGCAGGTGAAATTTACCAATATCACCACCTCTCCAAACGATATCGTCGTCAACACGCCGTTCCATGTAGAAATCGGTAACCTGACCGGGGAATTCAACATTTGCCTGCCGTTCAGCATGATCGAACCGCTGCGCGAACTGCTGGTTAACCCCCCGCTGGAGAACTCACGCAACGAAGACCAGAACTGGCGTGAAAACCTGGTACGTCAGGTTCAGCGTTCGCAGCTTGAGCTGATCGCGAGTTTTGCCGATATCCCGCTGCGGTTATCCCAGATACTGAAATTACAACCCGGCGATGTCCTGCCGATAGAAAAACCCGACCGCATTATTGCCCATGTGGATGGTGTCCCGGTGCTGACAAGCCAGTACGGCACACTTAACGGTCAGTATGCGTTACGCGTTGAGCACTTGATCAACCCGATATTGAATTCGCTGAATGAGGAACAGCCCAAATGAGTGACATGAACAATCCGTCCGATGAAAACAGCGGAGCACTGGACGATCTGTGGGCTGACGCGTTAAACGAGCAACAATCCACCCCGAGTAAAAGCGCGGCGGATGCGGTATTCCAGCAGCTTGGTGGGGGTGATGTCAGCGGCACGCTGCAGGACATCGACCTGATTATGGACATCCCTGTTAAGCTGACCGTGGAACTGGGACGTACCCGTATGACCATTAAAGAACTGCTGCGCCTGACGCAGGGTTCCGTGGTGGCGCTGGACGGTCTGGCCGGTGAGCCGCTGGATATTCTGATCAACGGTTATCTGATTGCCCAGGGTGAAGTGGTGGTGGTTGCCGATAAATACGGCGTTCGCATCACCGACATCATTACCCCATCAGAACGTATGCGTCGTCTGAGCCGTTAAGCATGAAAACTCAGGCAACAATATCACAACCTTCTGCCGTCCCCGGCTCACCTCTGCTCCAGGTGAGCGGGGCGTTGTTCGGTATTATTGCCTTTATTCTTATCGCCGCATGGCTGGCGAAACGCGTTGGTCTGGCGGGTAAAACCGCCGGTACCCGCGGTCTGAAGGTCAGCGCCAGCACCACACTGGGGCCACGGGAACGCGTGGTCATTGTCGATGTGGAAGATGCGCGTTTGGTTCTGGGCGTCACTGCCTCAAACATCAACGTATTACATAAACTGCCGCCCGCTCCTGTTCTGGTGGACGAGCGCGCAGACGCCCCTGCGGATTTCCAGTCCGTTATGAAGAGTTTGCTTAAGCGTTCCGGGAGATCCTGATGCGCCGTTTGTTATCCCTTACGCTTGCGGGCGTGGGTCTGTTTGCTCCCGCGGTTTATGCGCAACTGCCTGGTCTGGTCTCAACGCCCCTCGCTGGCGGCGGCCAAAGCTGGTCGCTCCCGGTTCAGACACTGGTTTTTATCACCTCGCTGACGTTTATTCCGGCCATCCTGCTGATGATGACCAGCTTCACCCGCATCATCATCGTCTTTGGCCTGCTGCGAAACGCGCTAGGAACCCCTTCCGCACCGCCAAACCAGGTTCTGCTGGGGCTGGCGCTGTTTTTGACCTTTTTCATTATGTCGCCGGTGATCGATAAGATTTACACCGACGCCTACCAGCCGTTCAGCGAAGACAAAATCTCCATGCAGGAGGCGCTGGATAAAGGCGCTCAGCCGTTACGGGAATTTATGCTGCGCCAGACGCGTGAAGCGGATCTGGCGCTTTTTGCTCGCCTGTCCAACACCGGTGAGCTTCAGGGACCGGAAGCAGTTCCGATACGTATTCTGCTGCCCGCCTATGTCACCAGCGAGCTGAAAACCGCGTTTCAGATTGGCTTTACCATTTTTATTCCGTTCCTGATTATCGACCTGGTGATCGCCAGCGTGCTGATGGCGCTGGGTATGATGATGGTTCCTCCCGCCACCATTGCCCTGCCCTTTAAGATCATGCTCTTCGTGCTGGTCGATGGCTGGCAGCTGCTGGTCAGTTCTCTGGCCCAGAGTTTCTACAGTTAAGGAACGGCAATGACACCCGAATCGGTCATGATGATGGGCACGGAAGCGATGAAAATCGCGATAGCCGTTGCCGCACCTTTGTTGCTTGTCGCGCTGGTAACCGGTCTGATTATCAGTATTCTGCAGGCCGCCACGCAAATTAACGAAATGACGCTGTCATTTATCCCGAAAATCATCGCCGTGTTCGTGGCGATTATCGTTGCCGGGCCGTGGATGCTGAAC
This region includes:
- the fliG gene encoding flagellar motor switch protein FliG; protein product: MSNTLTGTDKSVILLMTIGEDRAAEVFKHLSQREVQILSAAMANVRQISNKQLTEVLSEFEQEAEQFAALNVNANDYLRSVLVKALGEERAASLLEDILETRDTASGIETLNFMEPQSAADLIRDEHPQIIATILVHLKRGQAADILALFEERLRHDVMLRIATFGGVQPAALAELTEVLNNLLDGQNLKRSKMGGVRTAAEIINLMKTQQEEAVITAVREFDGELAQKIIDEMFLFENLVEVDDRSIQRLLQEVDSESLLIALKGAEQPLREKFLRNMSQRAADILRDDLANRGPVRLSQVENEQKAILLIVRRLAETGEMVIGSGDDTYV
- the fliH gene encoding flagellar assembly protein FliH, whose amino-acid sequence is MSNEMPWKRWTPDDLAPPLSEFTPAVVSPVELDPDAEQPELSEEEQQAQMLAQLQMQAHEQGYNAGLNEGRQKGHEQGYQEGLAKGLEHGIDQARQQQAPIHARMQQLVSEFQHTLDALDSVIASRLMQMALEAARQVIGQTPVVDNTALIKQIQGLLQQEPLFSGKPQLRVHPDDLQRVEESLGATLNLHGWRLRGDPSLHHGGCKVSADEGDLDASVATRWQELCRLAAPGVV
- the fliI gene encoding flagellum-specific ATP synthase FliI — translated: MTARLTRWLTTLDNFETKMAQLPSVRRYGRLTRATGLVLEATGLQLPLGATCVIERQDGLETREVESEVVGFNGQRLFLMPLEEVEGILPGARVYAKNIIGDGLQSGKQLPLGPALLGRVLDGSGKPLDGLPSPDTTETGALITQPFNPLQRTPIEHVLDTGVRPINALLTVGRGQRMGLFAGSGVGKSVLLGMMARYTQADVIVVGLIGERGREVKDFIENILGAEGRARSVVIAAPADVSPLLRMQGAAYATRIAEDFRDRGKHVLLIMDSLTRYAMAQREIALAIGEPPATKGYPPSVFAKLPALVERAGNGISGGGSITAFYTVLTEGDDQQDPIADSARAILDGHIVLSRRLAEAGHYPAIDIEASISRAMTALITEKHYARVRNFKQLLSSFQRNRDLVSVGAYAKGSDPMLDKAINLWPQLEAFLQQGIFERADWEDSIQALELIFPQV
- the fliJ gene encoding flagella biosynthesis chaperone FliJ, whose protein sequence is MAQNSALSTLKDLAEKEVDDAALQLGAMRRGCQQAEEQLKMLIDYQHEYRTNLNTDMTQGIGSQRWINYQQFIQTLEKAIEQHRQQLNQWTQKVDTALNFWREKKQRLQAWQTLQDRQIAASTLAENRLDQKKMDEFAQRASMRKPE
- the fliK gene encoding flagellar hook length control protein FliK, with amino-acid sequence MITLQQLLMSDSDLSGGTLTGKGTDGAQDFLSLLAGALTDATGKGKDAPLTLADLKAAGSKLSKVAQDARGDTTLQAKIADLLSRQGALNGDEAPSTTPLETLVSGLTPLSKGDALKTLNTASKDDSKSELSEEELAGLSALMAMLPHQQTSTAHATGTDGITAKSVLSSATLAQNGAGQSSQNTPLAGHDKAQLSASYQSQGKHSDPVLPDNAPATPAVTAAVEKQELASASSSTSPTATLAPVMSSHATSQPAATVATAPVLSQPLGTHEWQQSLSQHITLFTKQGQQTAELRLHPEDLGQVQISLKLDDNQAQLQMVSAHSHVRAALEAALPVLRTSLAENGIQLAQSSVSSESFAGQQQSFSQQQQQASRSGNTGGFNEESDEILPTPAALQSAARGNSAVDIFA
- the fliL gene encoding flagellar basal body-associated protein FliL, which translates into the protein MTDSAITKKSKRSIWIPLLVLITLAACATAGYSYWRMQQEPSTAAAKAEPAPPPAPVFFPLDTFTVNLGDADRVLYVGITLRLKDEATRARLNDYLPEVRSRLLLLFSRQDASTLATDVGKQKLVDAIKQTLATPLVNGQPKQEVTDVLYTAFILR
- the fliM gene encoding flagellar motor switch protein FliM; this translates as MGDSILSQAEIDALLNGDSDKSDDPQPGLGGDSDIRPYDPNTQRRVVRERLQALEIINERFARQFRMGLFNLLRRSPDITVGAIRIQPYHEFARNLPVPTNLNLIHLKPLRGTGLVVFSPSLVFIAVDNLFGGDGRFPTKVEGREFTHTEQRVINRMLKLALESYSDAWKAINPLDVEYVRSEMQVKFTNITTSPNDIVVNTPFHVEIGNLTGEFNICLPFSMIEPLRELLVNPPLENSRNEDQNWRENLVRQVQRSQLELIASFADIPLRLSQILKLQPGDVLPIEKPDRIIAHVDGVPVLTSQYGTLNGQYALRVEHLINPILNSLNEEQPK
- the fliN gene encoding flagellar motor switch protein FliN yields the protein MSDMNNPSDENSGALDDLWADALNEQQSTPSKSAADAVFQQLGGGDVSGTLQDIDLIMDIPVKLTVELGRTRMTIKELLRLTQGSVVALDGLAGEPLDILINGYLIAQGEVVVVADKYGVRITDIITPSERMRRLSR
- the fliO gene encoding flagellar type III secretion system protein FliO: MKTQATISQPSAVPGSPLLQVSGALFGIIAFILIAAWLAKRVGLAGKTAGTRGLKVSASTTLGPRERVVIVDVEDARLVLGVTASNINVLHKLPPAPVLVDERADAPADFQSVMKSLLKRSGRS
- the fliP gene encoding flagellar type III secretion system pore protein FliP (The bacterial flagellar biogenesis protein FliP forms a type III secretion system (T3SS)-type pore required for flagellar assembly.) — its product is MRRLLSLTLAGVGLFAPAVYAQLPGLVSTPLAGGGQSWSLPVQTLVFITSLTFIPAILLMMTSFTRIIIVFGLLRNALGTPSAPPNQVLLGLALFLTFFIMSPVIDKIYTDAYQPFSEDKISMQEALDKGAQPLREFMLRQTREADLALFARLSNTGELQGPEAVPIRILLPAYVTSELKTAFQIGFTIFIPFLIIDLVIASVLMALGMMMVPPATIALPFKIMLFVLVDGWQLLVSSLAQSFYS
- the fliQ gene encoding flagellar biosynthesis protein FliQ produces the protein MTPESVMMMGTEAMKIAIAVAAPLLLVALVTGLIISILQAATQINEMTLSFIPKIIAVFVAIIVAGPWMLNLLLDYMRNLFTNLPYIIG